The following are encoded together in the Pan troglodytes isolate AG18354 chromosome 6, NHGRI_mPanTro3-v2.0_pri, whole genome shotgun sequence genome:
- the LOC134810540 gene encoding LOW QUALITY PROTEIN: putative uncharacterized protein FLJ44672 (The sequence of the model RefSeq protein was modified relative to this genomic sequence to represent the inferred CDS: inserted 2 bases in 1 codon; substituted 1 base at 1 genomic stop codon) has product MGLIPHNGLSRPIFSLPTASLDPEPLGPLEEMQPGGTAGLAEAAMWEAEAGPPEVGLSRPTCSLPASSPGSAFPPGCVSRPDSGLQTTSLDSAPAQLPAALVGPQLPEAKLPSPSSGLTVASPGSAPALRWRLQALNSLQSVGSSMPSLGLPAASAGPNRPEVVLSRPSSGLPAASPGPSHPQVGLEVGLEELHVGLPGPSSVLSAASPGAKLPRVSLSRSSSSCLPVASFSPXPSSWLXAAFPGPAFDFWRPLQAQNLISSQLLQARHPASRRPARARPRPHSGLSTPS; this is encoded by the exons atggggctcattcctcacaacggccttTCCAGGCCCATTTTTTCCCTTCCGACTGCCTCTCTGGACCCAGAACCTCTGGGCCCACTTGAggagatgcagccaggaggaacagCTGGGCTTGCAGAAGCTGccatgtgggaggcagaggctgggcctccTGAAGTTggcctctccagacccacttgcagcctcccggCATCCTCTCCGGGCTCAGCTTTTCCTCCTGGCTGCGTCTCCAGGCCCGACTCCGGCCTCCAAACAACCTCTTTGGACTCAGCTCCCGCCCAGCTCCCGGCGGCCCTGGTTGGCCCACAACTTCCTGAAGCCAAGCTCCCCAGTCCCAGCTCAGGCCTCACagtggcctctccaggctcagctcctgccctccgatggcgTCTCCAGGCCCTGAACAGCCTCCAGTCGGTGGGCTCTTCTATgcccagcttgggcctcccggcggcctctgctGGCCCAAATCGTCCTGAAGTtgtcctctccaggcccagctccggcctcccggcggcctctcCAG gcccaagtcatCCTCAAGTCGGCCTGGAAGTGGGCCTGGAAGAGCTGCACGTTGGCCTCCCCGGGCCCAGCTCCGTcctctcggcggcctctccaggtgcaaaacttcctcgagtcagcctctccaggtccagctcctcctgcctcccagtggcctctttcagccc gcccagctcgtGGCTGTAGGCAGCCTTCCCAGGCCCTGCTTTTGACTTTTGGCggcctcttcaggcccagaacTTGATCTCCAGTCAGCTTTTGCAGGCCCGGCATCCTGCCTCCCGAAGGCCTGCACGGGCCAGGCCTCGGCCTCACAGCGGActctccacgcccagctag
- the LOC112208115 gene encoding uncharacterized protein LOC112208115 has product MATFPGTAFAFCSLSRPRMCLTRHRQDKLILLAKPVPQGSLSRPSICCFASSPGPGLPPVGLSRPSSSSRRPLQAQTVKSACPEPTPASWQALQAQVILKSASLGLTPASRRPLQLQKFLESASPGPAPPVSQWPLSAQPSSCLPAAFPGPAFDFRRPLQAPNLTSSQPLQARPPASQRLAQVQPLPHSGLSTNSSLSPHCGLPSPKLLPLGRFGRPSSRLPVASSGPWGSFLTTAFPGPVFPFRRPLRAQKLLKSASPDPLAASRRPLRAQLFLPAASAGPTPASQQPLWTQRLPSSWWPWSAHSFLKPSSPGPAQASRWPLQAQLLPSNGVSRPQTASGRWAPPGPAWASRRPLQAQVVLKSASPGPAPASQQASSFGSAPAQLPPAFVDPELSPAKLLRPTSCLPVACTGPALAGEQPLQAPLLPPRGVSRPSSCLTAASRDQVPACLPAARVQSSSSITVAC; this is encoded by the exons ATGGCGACTTTTCCAGGCACAGCTTTTGCCTTTTGCAGCCTGTCCAGGCCCAGAATGTGCTTAACTCGGCATCGCCAGGACAAGCTCATCCTCCTG GCGAAGCCTGTGCCTCAGGGCAGCCTTTCCAGGCCTAGCATTTGCTGCTTTGCATCCTCTCCAGGCCCTGGACTTCCTCCAGTCGGCCTCTCCAGGCCGAGCTCTtcctcccggcggcctctgcaggcccagacTGTCAAGTCAGCCTGTCCAGAGCCAACTCCTGCCTCCTGGCAggctctgcaggcccaagtcatCCTCAAGTCGGCCTCCCTAGGCCTAACTCCGGcctctcggcggcctctccagTTGCAAAAGttcctcgagtcagcctctccaggcccagctcctcctgtctcccagtggcctctttcggcccagcccagctcatgccTCCCGGCGGCCTTTCcaggccccgcttttgactttcggcggcctctgcaggccccgAACTTGACGTCcagtcagcctctccaggctcggcctcctgcctcccaaaggcTTGCACAggtccagcctctgcctcacagtgGACTCTCCACGAATAGCTCGCTCTcgcctcactgcggcctcccgagtccaaagctcctgcctctcggccgcttcggcaggcccagctcccgcctgccagtggcctcttcaggcccatggggctcattcctcacaacggccttTCCAGGCCCAGTTTTTCCCTTCCGGCGGCCTCTCCGGGCCCAGAAGCTCCTCAAGTcggcctctccagacccacttgcagcctcccggcgtcctctccgggcccagctcttcctcccggctgcGTCTGCAGGCCCGACTCCTGCCTCCCAACAACCTCTTTGGACTCAGCGCCTGCCCAGCTCCTGGTGGCCTTGGTCGgcccacagcttcctcaagccaagctccccaggcccagctcaggcctcacggtggcctctccaggctcagctcctgccctccaaCGGCGTCTCCAGGCCCCAAACGGCctccggtcggtgggctcctccaggcccagcttgggcctcccggcggcctctgcaggcccaagtggTCCTGaagtcagcctctccaggcccagctccggcCTCCCAGCaagcaagctcttttggctcagctcctgcccagctcccgcCGGCCTTTGTAGACCCTGAACTTTCTCCAGCGAAGCTCCTCAGGCCTACCTCCTGCCTCCCGGTGGCCTGTACAGGCCCAGCTCTGGCTGGAgaacagcctctgcaggccccgctcttgcctcccaggggcGTCTCCAGGCCCAGTTCTTGCCTCACGGCGGCCTCCCGGgaccaagtccctgcctgcctcccggCAGCCCGCGTGCAGTCCAGCTCCTCCatcacggtggcctgttga